A stretch of the Erinaceus europaeus chromosome 23, mEriEur2.1, whole genome shotgun sequence genome encodes the following:
- the LOC103116129 gene encoding olfactory receptor 7A10-like, with amino-acid sequence MEPGNDTQISEFLLMGFSEDPELQLLIFVFFLFMYLVTVLGNLILILAVILDSHLHTPMYFFLSNLSLVDICFTSTTVPKMLVNIQMQRKAITYDGCLAQIYFFLLFAGLDNFLLAVMAYDRFVAICQPLHYTVIMRPSLCVLLVLGSWILSAVNSLLQSLMVSWLAFCTELEIPHFFCEIKQVVQLACSDTFLNDLVMHCASGVLGGISLTGILYSYSKIASSICGISSTKGKYKTFSTCASHLSVVSLFYCTILGVYLSSATAAHGSHSSAIASVMYTVVTPMLNPFIYSLRNKDIKGALKRFTRVATI; translated from the coding sequence ATGGAGCCAGGGAATGACACACAGATTTCAGAATTTCTTCTCATGGGATTTTCAGAAGATCCGGAACTGCAACTTCTCATATTTGTATTTTTCCTCTTCATGTACCTGGTCACTGTACTGGGAAACCTGATTCTCATCTTGGCTGTCATCTTAGACTCCCACCttcacacccccatgtacttcttcctctccAATCTGTCCTTAGTGgacatctgcttcacctccaCCACCGTCCCCAAGATGCTGGTGAACAttcagatgcagagaaaggccATCACCTATGATGGCTGCCTCGCTCAGATatactttttcctcctttttgctgGATTAGACAACTTCCTCCTGGCTGTGATGGCGTATGACCGCTTTGTGGCCATCTGTCAGCCCCTGCACTACACGGTCATCATGAGACCTTCACTCTGTGTATTGCTGGTTCTGGGCTCCTGGATCCTGAGTGCCGTGAATTCTCTCTTGCAAAGCTTAATGGTGTCATGGCTTGCCTTCTGTACAGAGCTAGAAATCCCTCACTTTTTCTGTGAGATCAAGCAGGTGGTCCAGTTGGCTTGTTCGGACACTTTCCTCAATGACCTGGTGATGCATTGTGCTTCTGGGGTATTGGGTGGCATTTCCCTGACTGGTATTCTGTACTCGTATTCTAAGATTGCGTCTTCCATATGTGGCATCTCATCCACTAAGGGCAAATATAAAACCTTTTCCACCTGTGCCTCTCACCTCTCGGTTGTCTCCTTATTCTATTGCACAATCCTAGGGGTTTATCTTAGCTCTGCCACTGCTGCCCATGGATCACACTCAAGTGCAATAGCTTCAGTGATGTACACCGTGGTCACCCCTATGCTGAACCCCTTCATCTACAGCTTGAGGAATAAAGACATAAAGGGGGCTCTGAAAAGATTCACTAGAGTAGCCACTATATAA